GACCGAAGTCACCATAAAGAATACCAAAAGAAGAAAGGCGATATCGGCCATCGAGCTGACCGGAATAGAAGGTGGAGCTTTTTTCTTTTTAAGTGCCATATCTTATTTTAATCTTTTTACGGAGACTTGTTTAAATCCTCTTAGCTGCACAGCCGAAAGAGCATCTAACATATTTCCGTACTTCGTTTCGCCGGTTGTTTTGATCAGAGCGACTTTTTCATCGAGATTCGGGATTTCCAGATCGTTCAGGTCTTTTCTGAATTCCGCCAGATCTTTATAATCACGAGTGCCGAGGACTTTGTTCCTCATTTTGATCGTTTCACCAGCCACCAATATCTCGTAGATATTCTCTCTTAAAACTA
This is a stretch of genomic DNA from Leptospira hartskeerlii. It encodes these proteins:
- a CDS encoding ExbD/TolR family protein; protein product: MSDIAFLLLVFFMVTAVFFVKEGLNIQLPRKNSNPTLVLRENIYEILVAGETIKMRNKVLGTRDYKDLAEFRKDLNDLEIPNLDEKVALIKTTGETKYGNMLDALSAVQLRGFKQVSVKRLK